GTAGTACGGCTCGACCGGGAGCTTCTCCTCCTCGTAGATCTCCCAGCTCAGGTCCCACAGGTCCTCTTCCAGATAGAAGGTATCTGGATTCGTCATGTGGTATGCCTGGAGCTGCGTCGCTTGGATCCAGAAGAGCATGCGCGGATACCGCACGTGAGCCCGCAGCTCTGGCGGCATCTCGGTGAACGGGCGGAACAGGGACGGGAACATGCGACCGTAGCTCTCGAGGAGCGGGTCGCTCACGCCGAGAGCCGGGTCCTGATCGAGCCGATAGAACGTCACCGTGCCGTCGTACGCGTCGATGACGACCTTGACGGAGTTCCGAACGTAGTTGCCCCACGGAACGCCCCGTGGCAGCACTCGCACGGCGGCGGCGTCACCCCGGGTCTGTCGAATGAACTGACGGTAGGAATCCTCCAGCGGGCGCGAGTACGGGTACCGGTAGGTCGTCATGTAGGCGTCGACGATCCACTGGGCGCGCCCATTGGCGACGACGAGATACGGGTCTGCGTCGTATCGCAGGAAGGGCGCGATGCGCTCCGCTCGCTCGAGGACGTTGCGGTGGTAGAGGATCCGGCTTCCGCGACCGATCTCGCTGCTGAGCAGGAGGTTGTACTCCCCGAACCGTGCGGCGTACGTCAGCCGGCGCAGATAGGTCCCTAACGGGACGCCGCCAAGCCCTTGGTACGTGTACCGGGCGTAGTTCTCCCCTTCGATCGGATAGTCGAACTCCCGTGGTTCCGCCTGTGTCGGGTCTACGACGACGTAGTGGTCCGTGCGCTCTCCGAAGTAGATACGAGGACCTGGCGTCTCAGATACCGGATGGTTCCACTGAGGATCGTAAGCCAGCGGAATATCCTTCGCGTAATAGCGAGGCTTTCCCTCATCCACTTCGTTGACAGGACTGACCACGACGCCGTAACCGTGCGTGTAGTTGAACGTGCGGTTCAGCCAGGTCTGCGCGCCAGCGCTCAACTGGGATGCGTCGAGCTCTCGCGCTGCCACATGCACCTGTCGGTTCAGATCGCCCACCGCGTACCGGTCGATATCGACGTCCGCAAAGTCGTACTGGGGGCGGAGTTCCTGAGACTGCTGATAGACCTCCAGCAGGGGTCTCGGATCCCACAACCGGACATTGCTGGCGATGGAGGGCGTACTGACGTCGTCGAGCGTGAAGTCGCTGGCGCCCTCATAGCTGTGCTCGACGATGTCGTCCAGTCCGAACGCGGCGCGGGTCATCTTGATGTTCGCGCCGATGTACTCGCGCTGGAGGTCCTGCTCGTTCGGACGCACGCGGAACTGCGACACGATCTGCGGATAGACACCGCCGGCGACCACCAGCGTCCCCAGATAGACCCCCGACAGGAGCAAGGCAGGTCCCGACCTGCGAAGGATGATCGAGACGACATACGCAACGGCGGTGACTGCACACAGCACGACCAGAATCCAGAGCACCGGAAGGCGCGCATGGACCTCGACATAGCCAGCTCCGAAGAACTTGGCGTGTTGCGTGTAGAGGAGCTCGAATCGATCGAGCCAATGTCGCCACGCCAGGAGGAGGAACGTCAGCGCGTACATCGCTCCCAGGTGCGCGCCGATGGGGCGGCTGACCTCGACGTGGTTACGCGCGCTGATGAGCCCGCCGTAGAAGAAGTACAGTGCAGTGATCAGCGCTGACAGCGACAGCGCCGCCGCCATGAGCCAGCCGTTCACGAACTGGAGCACGGGCAGGCGCAGCAGGTAGAACGCGACGTTGTTGCCGAACAGCGGATCGACGATGGGCTCGCCCGCTGCGTCTCGGAACGCGATCCCCGAACTGTGTATGAACCGCTGAACGACCTCCCACTGTGTCGTGGCGGAATAGGCGAGCAGCAGGCTGAATGCCACCGACAACCCGTAGAGCAAGCGCCTCAGGAAGCCCCGAAGGTCGATCTCGACGAGATCGATCTGGGTCGCGCTGCGGACGATGCGGTGCAGCGAGTGGGGCGCGAGCCTGTGCACGATCCAGATGTTGGCGACGCCCAGTACGATGAGGGTCGTCGCGACGGCGAGGAAGACGAGGATTCGAGTCCAGAGCATCGTCTTGAAGACCGCCGCATAGTCTGATCCGCTCGCGGACGATACGGCGCCGAACCACCATAGCTCCGGCACAAGGCTCGTCCACACACGCACCAGAGCCCATACGGACAGCACGACGACGGCGGCGATGGCGTACCGGCGTGTGCGAGGCTGCATGATCCATCTCCCTGTTCGTCCGGCTAGAAATCGTTCCCGATGCCCATTCGCACCCGCCACGGACTCACGAACGCCATTCGGTCCTGACGGGCGATATCCAGCTGTACCGGGATCTGCGCCACGTGGAGCCGCAGACCGAACCCATAGTCGATGTGGAGAGCATCGAGCTGTCGCTCTCCGTCGATGACGCGCGATAGTCGGAACGCTCGTTCGGGAGACCAAGCGACGGCGGCGTCGACGAACCCCACTGCCCGAACGCTGCTCAGCCCGAGCTTCACGGGCCATCCGAGCACCACGTCATCGAGCAGAGGCACGCGGAGCTCGACCGACCCGTGACCAACCCGGGAGCCGACGACTTCCTCGAACTCGCTCCCCCGCAGAGTCGTGTTGCCGCCGAGATACGCCGATCTCGGCGTGCTGCCG
The Candidatus Poribacteria bacterium genome window above contains:
- a CDS encoding UPF0182 family protein is translated as MQPRTRRYAIAAVVVLSVWALVRVWTSLVPELWWFGAVSSASGSDYAAVFKTMLWTRILVFLAVATTLIVLGVANIWIVHRLAPHSLHRIVRSATQIDLVEIDLRGFLRRLLYGLSVAFSLLLAYSATTQWEVVQRFIHSSGIAFRDAAGEPIVDPLFGNNVAFYLLRLPVLQFVNGWLMAAALSLSALITALYFFYGGLISARNHVEVSRPIGAHLGAMYALTFLLLAWRHWLDRFELLYTQHAKFFGAGYVEVHARLPVLWILVVLCAVTAVAYVVSIILRRSGPALLLSGVYLGTLVVAGGVYPQIVSQFRVRPNEQDLQREYIGANIKMTRAAFGLDDIVEHSYEGASDFTLDDVSTPSIASNVRLWDPRPLLEVYQQSQELRPQYDFADVDIDRYAVGDLNRQVHVAARELDASQLSAGAQTWLNRTFNYTHGYGVVVSPVNEVDEGKPRYYAKDIPLAYDPQWNHPVSETPGPRIYFGERTDHYVVVDPTQAEPREFDYPIEGENYARYTYQGLGGVPLGTYLRRLTYAARFGEYNLLLSSEIGRGSRILYHRNVLERAERIAPFLRYDADPYLVVANGRAQWIVDAYMTTYRYPYSRPLEDSYRQFIRQTRGDAAAVRVLPRGVPWGNYVRNSVKVVIDAYDGTVTFYRLDQDPALGVSDPLLESYGRMFPSLFRPFTEMPPELRAHVRYPRMLFWIQATQLQAYHMTNPDTFYLEEDLWDLSWEIYEEEKLPVEPYYVTMSLPGENQPKGEFLLIYPFTPRGKLVMSAWMAARCDYSPEAGSHQYGQIVLYRFPKGAQMFGPEQWESEFGANAEFSNWKKVQSADVKRGNLMLFPLPDGILAVEPIYLFSTAAPIPMLRQVMVGYVTYGLSAGRIRSVMGENLADAFSKLLGDGIAVAPTGDQAPDGAEPASTLVPQPSAATPGGTAYEVFERARDALRREDWAEYGRRMEELGRMLKRMDANASR